A stretch of DNA from Babesia bovis T2Bo chromosome 2, whole genome shotgun sequence:
CTTTACTGCTACATCCCCTGATGTCCCCTTGATCACCCCCTTCAATATCTCATCCTTTACCTTATTTACCCTACATTTCCTATCGTGatccatggggtcacaccccaggcacatccagctaataaCCCCCTTGGACACTACCccattaccatacctacactcacgccatttgcctccaCAAGTCACTTTAACtgcacactgcttcctaagaaagtacaactggtagaacagagccctaatgtagtgcaccacctggttgtatgcttggatgggtACTTCTGGGTAGGTGAAGTGACACTCCGTGTTGGCATACAGGGAGTGGATAGGTGGTTCTTTAGTGCTGTCAGTGTCTTTGAGTCCTCCTTGGATACCGATaaggaccagtgggcagtactgggtcaccgcttggaagtgggcaaacaggttgaattcatggACGGTAATGGGATGATTACGACCCACTTGGTGAAATGAAAGCTGTTTCTGTTCGTTGGCAGTACCAGATTCAGTTTCTCCAGGCTTCTTGAGTACTTCGGTTAGTCTATGCTTACCATGCTTCAGTATCTCTGGGTACGCcggactatagggcaatgcacttagccagtataggatttccCGGATGGTACGGGGAGTCCTTGGAGTACTCTCACTATTCCTTTTCTGTAACCCAGtgaaataggcacatgatagaatgtagagcttgaagaggGCACCACATTTGTGCATCTGTTCGTCAGTTATGCTGGTGGTGCCATTAGCATTCTTAGGGAAGACATTACCgttgctgcaaaatgcacccTTCTCTaaagtatgtatatatccagcatagttcatactAGATGGATCCCTAAATGTATTACCCTCAGTGTCCCAGCCAtgaccactaccactaccagtatccgggaatcccaaatataacatacccctaaacccatcccatataatagcatcccacctatttccaggaccatggttattaagcatatccctaggaaaccctagggcctgaaGCCATTGAGATAAActtccatcatctagaccactaccatctaggatgtggttgttccaccgGGGGCTACTTTTATGGTACTTgcctgtccaatacatataggtaattccactccagatgagacatactgaccctaggaatATCCGGGCACATTTGTGACGTCTGTCTGTGATTGTACCACCATTATTGGTCAATTTATCAGGTGGTGAGTAATCTAAATTTTTCCACGATGGCGGATTTTCTATTCTATCAGATTCGATGAAAGTCTTTCTTTTGGAAAACGCATCACTGGGATACGCTGACATGTAGCTGTCTTTATGGTATTCATCACTGACATGGCTGCTTCCCTTatcacaactacacttATCGCTACACTTGGTACACTTTcccttacaacaacacttgcagcatttgcctgcttCAGCGCATTTACACTCTTTCCCAGCACTACAGCTGTCACCAGTACTACAATCACACCTATGAgcactactaccaccactatcactacacctCTGACACTTCCTTCCCAGTGGTGTTCCTTGGGAGTTCGGATCGGCCAcatcccatttcatacacccacaagAGTCACACTTGTTCTCGTGCTTTACATCTGTTAAATAACCGCACTCCGATTTATTGCCATGTTGATTCCCACCGCCACCACCATTGCACTCACTATTACCACACGTcactatcttactccacccaacgagtgcactgagtacctgtgccagctggtctatgtaggtccggaccacaGGGGTACCACTGTGGCAGTAGCAGATCAAAACCCTGAACATCTGGCActattatattaaactTGTACTAAaggtgctactaaacttctgtaGAACTCTTACCAAAAGTGTAACAAAACATTTGAGAATCCATTAGTATAATTCCACCACAGTTACCACTAATGTCTAACCGACACTATCACTACTTGTCTCATTACTATCACACCCAttagtgtatatgttactcGGGAATCAATTTATTAGGCAGGTATAGCGCAACCGTTACTACTATCACTACAAATGGTGTTTACTAGTGAGCggattgatattgacgCGCATTATTGCATCTCTATACATGAATCATCCTTTGTGGACAAGGTATCCTTGTGGCATCATTGCTCGTAGGTTATCATGTCATTATATCGTCACTGATAACGTGATACTATGCAAATGAGCACATCATTTATATTGGATCTATCATGGAATGGTTTTCATGTGGTAACGGAAACATCTGATGCCTCTATGACACTCTACTGGTCTATGGAATCATAGTATGTCATGGTCAAAAGGACACTATAGCACTTGGTGAGGCAGCAATTTGTCTATAATAGCATTGATATTGTACAGATGGTGACAATTACGTAGCTGTTAGAAATAATTACCGTATAATTTCACTCTTCCAATACCGGTCTGTAAAGCACCTCTATTGATAGTTATCTGATCAGTGCATGACAAGAACACAAACATAAAAATCGACTATTCCCATTATAACTAATTAACTGCGTGATGAATTGCTGCACTGAAGAGCAACCCCCAACACTCTGTCACCTCTACTATACCTGGGGCACAACAACAACTATAAGTCCGACAGTTAGATTTCTCACTTTTTACTCACTTCACCAAGATGGTAGCCttcaacatgttatggCAGCTCTGTGTAGCTGTGGCCTTCGGGCTCTCTGCCACTGTCACTGCTACTGATGTAGCCCAGgagcaacccaagaaggagTCACTGGTCAGCAGattctttggtaaaagAGACAACTTTACTACTAAATCTCATGAAAAAGCGATTCCAATGAAGACTAAAAGTCAAGAAAACACTGATAAAACTGATCCACCCAAGTACTCTCTTGACTGGTATCTATTACCTAAACCAGAAAACAGGGATGCcctatgttatattttgccACATGATTTGCTCGATGCTCTGCCAGAGGATTGCAATGAACCAATAGAACCTCCATTGgaaaaacgtattaggGAGCGTTTCTCCAGGATTGAGAAGCAGCAGCGGCCAACCGTCGCTATGCAAGATTTCCCGCAGCTAAATAACGACTCCGGGACTTCCTTTTTTGTAATGCAGCCATTGTAATATCATATTACTTAAACATCTGTCAGTTACTAGAATGCTACATGCGTTCAGCTATGCCACAGTACGCATACATAGATTAACCTTACTAACACTGGCATCCACTACACCCCTAACAAACCTATACTACTACGTTAATGACACTGGTCATTAGCACACATAGACCACTCTGTAGTTCCCCGGTAATGGCGTAGTACTGTACACCATACTAACCCGGGTATCCACAATGTCCCATGGAAGTGACATCGTTATGGACTACGGATCCACTATGATACCCAGTATTAGTACTACTCTACAACAGTAATAGCCAGTCTTATTACTACATCATTACTTCAAATGTACACTACCCTGTACACTAGTacatatcactacctctaccaggatatccacagtGACCATGACAAGAGTCCCTAAGGTGAATTGGTTATATATGGATCATTGGCCTATGTCCTGCTATAGACACAGATTAGTGCCTATCAACTACCAGTATTACCATTCAATCCACTATCCAGTGCCCCATCATTGGTGGGTTGCCCTAGCATCCTaaaaaccccaccagggtaacaccaacatatatagtgccCCCACTAAACAGGCCTTTGTGCGGGgacagtatatatagtactGTGTAGACTAGAGAAAGTGATGGTGAGATTTTAAAAGCAACTGTAGTGAACGTGCCTTAGAATGTTTTATGGAAGATTAAAAGCAAAGTcagtaaaagtttcatagtAATTTAacaatagttttggtaaatgtTTTGTGGAAATGTTATGGGTATTCGTGGTAGCGCAGAAGGACTACCAAGGTCATAgggacactgatagaccagttggcccagggactacagaagtgggttgggtggaaCTCCAAGGGAGATGAGTGCTGTCTGGGACAGACTAAACAAGGTACTAGTGAGGGTATTGGTAAAGGATGTGAGCGAGGTGATACTGCTGGGCAATGTTGTATTAATATGAGTGATGCTGGTACTAAGGGTACACCTTGTGCTAGTCATGAATGTAACCACTGTGGTGTCAATCCTAAGTGTCACTGGTGCGATGGGACCAATGATAATGCTGTTACTAATGGTAAAAGAAAATGCTACCTTTCGGCCTATCAAAGACACAATGGTAACCCCAAGACGACATCCAGTGGAACCTACTACTGGCCCACCATATCAGGTGACCCCGctaaggtccacctcctggcccgtattttcctagggtcagtatgtctcatctggagtggactcagtcagttggggttcctaacggGTGGGAGTGGGAGTGGCACGGATAAGAGGTGGAAGGATAGTAGTTTGCACGATATAGGGAAAGACAATGCCGGTCTCGGTTCATTTATGGCagccatgggctatgacctggataggttGAATGGGAGTAGTACAGGTtagtactgcctagggtgGTCATATGGAGAAGATAGCAACAATGCTGTTCGGTTGATAATAATGTGATTCCATTAAAGCCATGTATGTGGTACCAtttagtactactacagtACTGCCCTATACACCACcactccacatgactacccgatacactaccaccacccGATAAAGCACCACTACATAACTCCCCCTTTACTATACAATACAAAAGCTGCCAATTCCCCACACCCGGTGCGGGGTGTCTACCCTAAGAAGACCCTTTAAATGGTGTCTGTAGCTAACCTCACCCGGACTAACCAGATCACTACTACTAGGTACCGTTGGGTAGTACCCTATAactaccatggaatcccagGATTTCATAACTAAATCACTACTTATGAGTACTATTAAGTAGATTCCTATCGCATCATGGATACTAGTACCTGTGCTACTATAGTACTAGTACTGCTATGGCTCCACCTATGCTGCCAGGCATTGGGTTCTTTGATTGCCCTGATAGACGAATACAGCACTGATATGGTACTAGCCAGTACTATAACATTTGCTAATGTACTGCTAGCAGTAtgtatatggcaatgcaaGAAGGCTGGGTACCTCGTTTCCCCAATGACATGGTATCATTGGGCACTACTGGTATtactagtggtactacaggTATTAACAGTTGTCTTGGAGGAAAGGGGTTGGGGTATACTTAATGCTTTAGTCATCAGATCGACATATCCCATATATGGTATAGTAGTGGTGATACTTGGTAtactaggtggtaccctATACTGCGGCTGGAAGTGTAACCTGTTCTGTAGACCATTCTGCAAGAGTCAGTACATTTGCTATGGTAGTGCCATAGTGGTAGCGTTAGTACTACTTATAGTACTGGCCGTGACGGCTTCACTGATGCGGTTTGTTGACGAATATAGTACTTACGCCGATGAAGAACACATTGATGAATATGACGCAGGAGCCGATATTCGAACTATTGGTTACCATGGTAAAATATTAGTGCTGGTCACTCAATGCTACACCATGGCAATGATATGGAATACTGTACTAAGGCTGCCGTATACAATATCGGAAGTAGTGTCACTGATAGCATCGGCGCTGGCAGTTGCTTCTATATTGGCAGTGGCAGTACCAAATAATATGAAGTTACTCGATAGGTGTTACCCTCTTCTAGCAGCTCATCTAGTTTCCTTGGGAGTTACCTTATACTGCCTAGAGTATCAAAAGGCATTCTACTGGCCCAAGGATTACCAGTGCTTCGGGATACTAGCAGCAGTAGTTATACTGGTAGCATTGGTACTGGTGGTATTACAGTTTGTCAACGAACCAAACAGTAAAGCTGCGGAATACATCCTTCTAGGCTACTCAATAGTACTGATGGTACCAGTATTCTGGTATGCCTACCGATGTGGCCTGTTTACATGGTGCCTCCCCAAGAAAAAAGGGTCTCGAGGCTACTGACACTGCTGAAAACAAGGCAGCAGGCACTGATATCACAAAGGAATAAGAGTGGTGAGAATGACTACAGTAATACCAGTACCACCCTGATAGACTTAATGACCCAACTTTGGATAGCCCAATATGAACTGGTATGCTAACTCTAGATGCCTAATTTCTACTGTATATAACTAGAGAGAGTAGTATTTAGAACATATTGACCTAATGCAATAATTGACATTCAATAGCAGTAATGTAGACATTATTACTAGATACCACTATTCACTATCACCACTCAATTCCACTCTACACCACCTACTCCACTGATCCACCACTCCCTACCACTCTATCACTACCACCGTAACCATGTTGGTCTACCCAGTCCTAGTGCTAGCCCTAGGTgccctatggccactggactggacaaCTACTGAACTGCACTCACTGAGTCCAGTGACTGGCCACTACCACGGTGCTGCATGGGCCATGGCAGAGAAGGTGATTGGAGGTGATGATCCtgaggaagtagtggtagtggaagCTGACAGTACTGATGAGGTGGCGAATAACAAGGAGACTCAGAAGAGTTGTGAAGGATGGTTCACGAAGTGGTATATGGTGGCGCTATGTCTGGTGGTATTAATAGTATTGGGAATAGTGGTAGCAGTGATTAAGCCTACGAATGGTGGTGAAGAGGGGAGGTGGGCCGGGGTAGCAGTAATAGTTGTGATCGTTATATTTGTTATCATAATACACAACTGGAACAACATAAGGAAGGTTATCTCTCGTATTGGCTGCAGTGGAAGTTCTCTGAAGAAGTTGAATGCTAAAAACGTAGattaatgaatataatcTGAAGATG
This window harbors:
- a CDS encoding SmORF protein (Small Open Reading Frame (SmORF)) yields the protein MVAFNMLWQLCVAVAFGLSATVTATDVAQEQPKKESLVSRFFGKRDNFTTKSHEKAIPMKTKSQENTDKTDPPKYSLDWYLLPKPENRDALCYILPHDLLDALPEDCNEPIEPPLEKRIRERFSRIEKQQRPTVAMQDFPQLNNDSGTSFFVMQPL
- a CDS encoding variant erythrocyte surface antigen-1 beta subunit; the protein is MSDAGTKGTPCASHECNHCGVNPKCHWCDGTNDNAVTNGKRKCYLSAYQRHNGNPKTTSSGTYYWPTISGDPAKVHLLARIFLGSVCLIWSGLSQLGFLTGGSGSGTDKRWKDSSLHDIGKDNAGLGSFMAAMGYDLDRLNGSSTG
- a CDS encoding putative integral membrane protein — its product is MDTSTCATIVLVLLWLHLCCQALGSLIALIDEYSTDMVLASTITFANVLLAVCIWQCKKAGYLVSPMTWYHWALLVLLVVLQVLTVVLEERGWGILNALVIRSTYPIYGIVVVILGILGGTLYCGWKCNLFCRPFCKSQYICYGSAIVVALVLLIVLAVTASLMRFVDEYSTYADEEHIDEYDAGADIRTIGYHGKILVLVTQCYTMAMIWNTVLRLPYTISEVVSLIASALAVASILAVAVPNNMKLLDRCYPLLAAHLVSLGVTLYCLEYQKAFYWPKDYQCFGILAAVVILVALVLVVLQFVNEPNSKAAEYILLGYSIVLMVPVFWYAYRCGLFTWCLPKKKGSRGY
- a CDS encoding putative integral membrane protein; the protein is MLVYPVLVLALGALWPLDWTTTELHSLSPVTGHYHGAAWAMAEKVIGGDDPEEVVVVEADSTDEVANNKETQKSCEGWFTKWYMVALCLVVLIVLGIVVAVIKPTNGGEEGRWAGVAVIVVIVIFVIIIHNWNNIRKVISRIGCSGSSLKKLNAKNVD